The genomic region GGACCCGGCGATAGGCACCATCATGAGCACCGTGGCGGTGTTCGAGACCCACATGCTCAGAAACGCCGTCGCGATCATGAAGCCCGCGACGAGGCGTTTGGGTCCGGTGCCCGAGGCCGCGACGATGGCCAGCGCGATCCTGCGATGCAGACCGCATCGGGCCAGCGCCGCGGCGATGATGAAACCGCCCAGAAACAGGAATATGACCGGGTTGGCGAAGGGCGCCGCGGCGTCTCTCATCGACGCGAGGCCGAGCCAGGGGAAGGCGACCAGAGGCACCAGCGCGGTGGCCGGCAGAGGGACCGCCTCGGTGACCCACCAGACTGCCATCAAGACGGCCACGCCGGCGCAGGTCCATGCCGCGGGGGGCATGCCGGCCGGCGCCGGGAGGATCCACGTGATGGCCGCGGCTCCGAGGCCGAGCGGCAGCGCCAGGCGCTTCATCGCCCACCCTCCCGGACGCGGAAAGGGCCGCGCCGGAACAAACCGGCACGGCCCCAGTCAGCGTACATGCGGCTCGGTCTCAGCCCAGGCGCGCGACGTTCTGCGCGGACGGGCCTTTTTCTCCCTCTACGATGTCGAGCTCCACGCGCTCCCCCTCGCCGAGTGACTTGAAGCCCGTGCCCTCTATCCCTGAGTGATGCACGAAGCAATCCTTGCGCGTCGGCCGGCAAGGTAATGTTCGGTCCGTTCGGCGCCAAGGACGAACGGGGCCGTCGGGAGCGACGTTTCTAGCGTAGGGTATGCGCGTCGAAGAAGTCGATCATCTCCTGGGTGGCGGAGATGTCGTTGGTCTGCAGACCGGCGGTCGCGTTGCCTCCGAACGGGGAGCCCGGCCAGGTATGCCCCCCTTCTCGAACGCGAAACATGCGCACGTCCGCGCCTTCGCTGCAGCCGGAATGGGAGTACACCGAGACCGTCGTGCCGTCGCCCGTGTCGACGTCCGGCAGGCCCGTGCGGTCGCGCACGATGCCACAGCCGTTGGCGTCTACCCAGTAGTCCAGATTGTCCTCTGCGCTCACCGTGCCGTCGTTCCCCACAGTGGAACCCGCCCAGGGGAACTGGTCGTCCTGGTCGCCCAGGAAGATCACCACCGGGATGGGATCGGTTTGCTGGCAGCGATCCCGCACGGCGATCGTGAACGTCGAACCGACCGGAGCGATCGCCGCGAGCGTCTCGGGCAACTCACACCCGAGGCGGTGCACGAATTGGCCGCCGTTCGAGAAACCGGTGGCGTAGACGCGGTTCCGGTCGATGTCGATGTCGCTCGCGACGCGGTCGAGCATTGCCAGGGTGAAGTCGATATCGCTCAGATTCTGGGGGTCGAGCTCGTCCAGGACCTTCCAGCGCAGGTCGAAACCGAGCGGAT from Gemmatimonadota bacterium harbors:
- a CDS encoding PHB depolymerase family esterase, coding for MHRALVRIVVAAAFPALVAAACGDSGVELPPEDTGLEYGGGSFAQQINVNGIARSYLVVVPAGATPGVPAPIVFVYHGNQQAPENVRAMSELDDIAGAAGYLVVYPLGFDLRWKVLDELDPQNLSDIDFTLAMLDRVASDIDIDRNRVYATGFSNGGQFVHRLGCELPETLAAIAPVGSTFTIAVRDRCQQTDPIPVVIFLGDQDDQFPWAGSTVGNDGTVSAEDNLDYWVDANGCGIVRDRTGLPDVDTGDGTTVSVYSHSGCSEGADVRMFRVREGGHTWPGSPFGGNATAGLQTNDISATQEMIDFFDAHTLR